From uncultured Pseudodesulfovibrio sp.:
TCCATTGCTGCCGGTTGTATTGGCTACATACTCCGCCCCTATTCCCTTGATACTTTTGAAAAATATCTTATTCTTGCCGATCAATTGGATAGTTATCCAGAAATTGAAGAAATGGAACTCAAAGAAGCGCAAGAAATGGTTGAACGTGGTAATTTCGACGAAGCCATTGAAGCCTTTGAAGAACTTATTTCGTATCAGGATGAAGCCCAGAAATACTACGACATGGGCTGTCAATTCATGGTTCAGGCCAAGTATGGCAAGGCTATTGTATCCTTCAAAAAGGCGGTCAAGATCAACGACCTATTTGCTGAGGCATACAAAGGATTGGCCGAGGCATATAAAGGTCGCGGAGACATGGAGTCTTTCAAAAAGTTTCTCCGCAGGGCGGCAGATGTCCATGCCCAGTTCGATAATTTGGAAGAAACCAAAACTCTTTTCATCGAAATTCTCAAATACGATTCAGATACACCCAATCCCTTCAATTCCCTGGGAGTAACCTTGCGGAAACAGGGCGACTATCCGGGGGCAATTCACGCCTATCGTCAAGCTCTTGAGCTCACTCCCCACGATGAGAACATCCATTTCAACATGGCAAAAGCTTTGTATTTTATGGGGAAACTAGAAGACGCATCAACTGAAGTCAGCGCCGCTCTCTCGATGAATCCGGAATTTCACGAGGCCAACAAGCTCTTTCAACGCATTCATGGACAGCCTTGGACCCCGCCTAAAGGGAATAAAGTTAAAAACCGTACCGTCCACGAAGGGGTCAAAGAATCAGCCAAGGACCTCGGCCCTTAACAAAGCTTCATCCTTCAACTTTACATTCTCTTTCAGGTGATTATTGTATTCACGCAACACATCAAATACCCCCTGGAGGTATTATGTCGAATACAATGTACGATGTTACCATTCTTGGCTCTGGCCCAGGTGGCTTGCAGGCTGCAATTCACGCTTCTCGCAAAAAAGCCAAAGTCCTTATGCTGGGCCGAATAGACAACAGCAGCCTGTATTGGGCGCATGTTGAAAACTATTGCTGTCAACTCAAGATATCCGGTGAGGAAATCCTTCGAACAGGACGCCAACAGGCAGAAAGTTTCGGTGCGTTATTCCGTGATGAAGACGTTCTTTCCATCAATCCCATAGACAATACTTACTCAATAAAACTGGAATCCGGTGACACCGTATTATCCAAGACTATCATTATTGCCACCGGTTCTAGCCGTAACAAACTCAAGGTCCCAGGTGAAAAGGAACTGCTTGGTAAAGGCGTCAGCTATTGCGTGGATTGTGATGCAGGTTTTTACAGGAATGAAGTTGTTGCTGTGACTGGATGCCGAAGTGCGGCGGCACATGGAGCCGTCACTTTAACTAATTTCGCAACTAAAGTTCATCTGTATTGTGAAAAACTCGATGTAGCCGATGGTTTGCGTGAGCAACTCGAGGCAACTGGAGTCATTGTCCATGAAGGTGTTCAAATAAAGAAGATTCAAGGCGAAAACGCTGTACAATCGATCCTGCTTGATGACGGCTCCACACTGGAAGTCAGCGGAGTTTTTATTGAACTAGGCGCCAAGGGAGTCTTGGAACTCACCTCAATACTCGGCGTACAACTTGATGAATCGATGAAATATATAGACGCTGACAAAAAACAACGCACCAACATTGCAGGCATCTATGGTGCTGGAGATATCTGCGGCCCACCTCTTCAAATGGCAAAAGCCGTGGGTGAAGGCTGTGTGGCCGGAATAGAAGCCGCAAACTACGCAAAAAGTATGTCGTAAAATAATAGAATCGGGTGCAGACTTCAATGCACCCGATTCTCCCCTAAAAAAACAGACCGAAATTCGAACGAATTCACCCATTCTACATTGGGGGCAACACACAACAAATATGCCCACCAATAAAACCAGATAAACGTTTGCGTGCGTCCGGCTCGTCATTATTAAACTGGAGAACCGCATACCGTTCCCCACTCTTCATGAAGGCTTTAAGCACCGTGCACCCTATAGAATAGCTTTCTTCACTCGTATCAAAGGGGTGAAAGGAAAGCCGAACAGGCCTCCCCAGCTCTTCTGGAAAATCCGTCAACCCGCCATTCATATAACGTACTCTGGAGCAACTCGCCGACATATCTTCAACAACAGCTTGGGCAGCTTTGTCTCCTTCAACGACAATGGCAGGATATGAACACGAACACCTTGGTTCTCCACGGTCCTCGGCATCAAAAACAGACTCAGGCCCCGTTAATTTTACAGTAGCTTCACAACCTCCGCTCACACAAAGAACTCGAGAAGAAAAACCAAGTAAATGACCATCAAAGACATATCGAACAAGGGCGAAAGCATGGATTCTCACCCGTTTGACAACGCTGTCAGGAACAGTGACCTTAACCACAAGATCACCTTTGGTCGTCACATCAGACACCACGCCCAAAAAACGATCCTCAAAGGTGGAAAACTCCAAGATTACTCTATCACCGGATGCGATATCCATTGTGTCCATCCTTTCACACATTCAGAAATATTTCATGGCAATCTTGCAAGCAATTATATATATTAAA
This genomic window contains:
- a CDS encoding NAD(P)/FAD-dependent oxidoreductase, whose amino-acid sequence is MSNTMYDVTILGSGPGGLQAAIHASRKKAKVLMLGRIDNSSLYWAHVENYCCQLKISGEEILRTGRQQAESFGALFRDEDVLSINPIDNTYSIKLESGDTVLSKTIIIATGSSRNKLKVPGEKELLGKGVSYCVDCDAGFYRNEVVAVTGCRSAAAHGAVTLTNFATKVHLYCEKLDVADGLREQLEATGVIVHEGVQIKKIQGENAVQSILLDDGSTLEVSGVFIELGAKGVLELTSILGVQLDESMKYIDADKKQRTNIAGIYGAGDICGPPLQMAKAVGEGCVAGIEAANYAKSMS
- a CDS encoding PilZ domain-containing protein — translated: MDIASGDRVILEFSTFEDRFLGVVSDVTTKGDLVVKVTVPDSVVKRVRIHAFALVRYVFDGHLLGFSSRVLCVSGGCEATVKLTGPESVFDAEDRGEPRCSCSYPAIVVEGDKAAQAVVEDMSASCSRVRYMNGGLTDFPEELGRPVRLSFHPFDTSEESYSIGCTVLKAFMKSGERYAVLQFNNDEPDARKRLSGFIGGHICCVLPPM
- a CDS encoding tetratricopeptide repeat protein codes for the protein MPQKKDSKAFGIYNRILILTNVEVHAKRDLNTIKSFGPKDVQVFTSGAPAIDYLSEHSVDLIFCDSSLNDMSGLKFAQTVNTNMSGRPLPIIMVTLENRRDYVLDSIAAGCIGYILRPYSLDTFEKYLILADQLDSYPEIEEMELKEAQEMVERGNFDEAIEAFEELISYQDEAQKYYDMGCQFMVQAKYGKAIVSFKKAVKINDLFAEAYKGLAEAYKGRGDMESFKKFLRRAADVHAQFDNLEETKTLFIEILKYDSDTPNPFNSLGVTLRKQGDYPGAIHAYRQALELTPHDENIHFNMAKALYFMGKLEDASTEVSAALSMNPEFHEANKLFQRIHGQPWTPPKGNKVKNRTVHEGVKESAKDLGP